One Pseudanabaena sp. FACHB-2040 genomic window carries:
- a CDS encoding antibiotic biosynthesis monooxygenase: protein MIQLDRSNTAIVGLDLYTVAERHQLGLVDAIKEQIQYWKSNSYFVSASVHQSLDGVRVFTYSQWQPKFDHRSLQRSAVFGEFFPLDSLQLEVTASRSVTTEVEIAVGDRITHLAEFRMVPSNQPEMVKRTTAELDRAMSNSPGLISASFHCSLDGTRMFNYGQWESKEAFEAILKQPGFNPDKPYWEGLARNEFHLYHVVHTETAE from the coding sequence ATGATTCAGCTTGATCGGTCAAATACCGCAATTGTCGGATTGGACTTGTATACAGTCGCAGAGCGACATCAGTTAGGGTTAGTGGATGCGATCAAAGAGCAAATCCAATACTGGAAGTCCAATTCCTACTTTGTGTCAGCAAGTGTGCATCAAAGTTTAGATGGGGTGCGCGTTTTCACCTACAGTCAATGGCAACCCAAGTTTGATCATCGTAGCTTACAGCGTTCTGCCGTATTCGGTGAGTTTTTTCCGCTAGACTCCTTGCAGTTAGAGGTGACAGCAAGCAGATCGGTAACAACAGAAGTTGAGATTGCTGTGGGCGATCGCATTACTCATCTTGCAGAGTTTCGCATGGTGCCGTCAAATCAACCGGAAATGGTGAAACGGACAACAGCAGAACTTGACCGAGCCATGAGCAATTCACCAGGACTAATTTCGGCAAGCTTTCATTGCAGTCTAGACGGAACGCGGATGTTCAATTACGGGCAGTGGGAGAGTAAAGAGGCATTTGAGGCGATCTTGAAACAACCAGGATTCAATCCAGACAAGCCGTATTGGGAAGGCTTAGCACGAAACGAATTTCACTTATACCACGTTGTACACACAGAGACAGCAGAATAA
- a CDS encoding DUF1003 domain-containing protein, whose product MPGAEDIANSRFDARTNARNPKSSRNQVLTAPLPDPITRNIEAVTSLHTQEVRDIPAHQRLLEAIATFFGRFIFLYILLLLLALWMGGSVLDPYLPFDLPPFSWSEQGLDAAALIISTGVLVRQTRQENFAEQRAQLMLQLNLLSEQKIAKMIELLEELRADLPFVDDRLDPEAEMMQEAANPLAVLAALQETLAQELSPKDEEKDTKG is encoded by the coding sequence ATGCCCGGCGCAGAAGATATCGCTAACTCAAGGTTCGATGCAAGAACTAATGCGCGCAACCCAAAATCATCTCGAAATCAAGTTCTTACCGCTCCCTTACCAGACCCCATTACCAGAAACATTGAAGCGGTTACCTCCCTCCATACCCAAGAAGTTCGAGATATCCCTGCTCACCAGCGGCTACTAGAAGCGATCGCAACTTTCTTTGGCCGCTTCATCTTTTTGTATATCTTGCTACTTCTCCTGGCATTGTGGATGGGCGGGAGCGTTCTAGATCCCTATTTACCTTTTGACCTGCCCCCGTTTAGCTGGTCAGAACAAGGTTTAGATGCAGCTGCATTAATCATTTCAACCGGCGTGCTGGTGCGACAAACGCGCCAAGAAAACTTTGCCGAACAGCGAGCGCAACTGATGCTCCAGCTAAACCTACTCTCCGAGCAGAAAATTGCCAAAATGATTGAGCTTTTGGAAGAACTCCGCGCCGATCTGCCCTTTGTAGACGATCGGCTTGACCCAGAAGCCGAAATGATGCAAGAAGCGGCTAACCCACTGGCAGTATTGGCAGCACTTCAAGAAACTTTAGCTCAAGAACTATCTCCCAAGGATGAAGAGAAAGACACCAAAGGCTAA